CCCTTACGGTTGAAATTGGCGGGTATGCGGAGCGCAGTTTAAGCGAGCCTGTTATTCAGCCAAGCATATTCGGGCCGAAAATTGCGTTTACCGAATCGGTTGTGACCAATATCAGCATTCTGCGTAGAATTTTGCGAACAAAATCGCTGCAAATCGAGTCCTACGACATTTCAAGCGATATGGTAACGGGCGCCGTTCTGGTCTATTTGGAGGATGTGATCGAGCCGGAACTGCTTCAGGAAGCCAAACGAAGAATTCAGTCATTGGAAGGGAAGAAAGTAACGACCTATACTCATTTGATGGAAGAGCTCCGGGATAATAAAAAAACGAATTTCTTTCCAACCTTAATGATTACCGAACGTCAGGATGCTTGCATCGCCCAGCTAATGGAGGGAAGAGCCGTTGTTTTTATCGACGGTAGCCCCAGCGGAATTATTCTGCCGGCCGTATTCCAGGACTTCTTCAGATCGTCTGAGGACGCTTATCTCCCTAGGCCGATGATGGTTTTTTTGAGGGTGCTTAGATATTGCGCGTTTTTCATCTCGCTGCTGCTTCCCGGAATTTACATCGGAGTGATCAACTACAATTACGAGATCATACCCATTAATCTTGCGATTGAAATTGCGGGCCTTCGCAGCAATCTTCCTTTCCCGTCGGTTATCGAACTGTTGCTGGTTGAAGCCGCATTCGAAATTATGAGGGAGGGTTCGATCCGGATGCCCAAGATTGTTGGCAATGCGTTAACCGTAGTGGGGGCATTGGTTATCGGGGATGCGGCCGTTCAAGCGGGAATCGTCTCGATCGTCGTGATTATCGTCGTGGCCTTTACGGGATTAAGCAGCTACGCGTTTCCGTATTATAATTTTGCGTTCAGCGTCAGATTGCTGCGATTCATCTTCATAGGTGTTGCAAGCATTCTCGGTATTTACGGCGTATTCCTGGGATGCATCATTCTATTTGCGTATCTCGTTAACCGGCGCTCGTTCGGATACCCTTATTTGCAATGGAATGCCAAGAGGTCCTAATCATGAACCCGTTCAAAAAGATAATGGCCGGCCTGCTCGGCTTGACATTGGTTGCGTTGTTGGGCGGATGCGGTGACCGGGTTGAACCCGGCCACTTGCTGGTTATTACCGCGGTTGGGGTAACTAAGGGCGAAAAAGGAAAATACCACTTTTATTTCGAAGGGATAAACCCTTCCGAATTTACGGAAACCAAACGTCAGAGCATATCCAATTCCTTTTTGTTTGATAATGAAGCGGATGCCTTGTCAGGTGCAATCAGCGCAATCTCGCAGGAAATACCGCTTAAACCGGAATTCAGCCACATGCAGTTAATGGCTGTCGATAGGGAGCTTCTGCAGCAAGGCGATTACGATTATATGGATTTCGCCGACCGCTTCGACCAAATTCGCAACAATCTGACTGTCGTTGCCGTCAACGGAAAAGATATAAAGCATATTTTCTCCACCGCGTCACCGGGTTTAACGGTCCCTTCATTTGGGATTCTCATGCAGCTTAACGAGCTGCACGAGAAGGTAGGAGGCAACTACCCGACAACCTTGCTGCGATTTATGAAGAATCTGACGGAAACCGGCAGTAATCCTGTTCTTCCGCTCGTGCAGATCAAAAATTCAAGCGAGAAGGCAGAGACGATGGATTACGCCAAGGAACTCAATAAACAGACGAGCATGGATTTGCATGCCATTGCCGTCTTCCGGGAAGAGAAGATGGTTGGCGAGCTAAGAAACCTTGAAGCCAGGAATGTGATTGTTCTCCGGGATCAAGCAAAGAACACGATTTATAACTATAGCTGCAGCCCGAATAAATATATAAGCATTGCTTTGCAGTATATTGCCGTTAAGAAAAAAGTAGTTTATCAAACGGATAAACCAACCCTCAAGGTATACATGCATGCCACGGGGACGATTAACTCGATTCAATGCGCGGATTACTTTACCGGAAAGTCCAAGGACTATATGAGGATCAACAAGGAATTGGATAAAACCATCGAAACGGAATTAGCTTCCACGATCATTAAGGCGCAGAAAAAATACAAATCCGATATTTTCGGCTTTGGCGAGAAGCTGCGAATGTCCGATTACAAGAAGTTCAAAGAAGTGAAAGACCGGTGGGACGATGAATTTGCCGGTGCTAGCGTCGAGGTCGTCGTCCACGTCAATGTTCAGCGCTCAGGCATCAGGGGTGAACCGTTTATGAATCGCATTAAGAACAAGAAGTACTAAGGCTGGCAACATTCATCGTTTGCTTCTCGTTAAAAGAGTAATATCTGGCAATCGTTTTACCGGGGAGAGGTAGAGATGAAGAGAACAATAGTTTCCAAAATGCTTGTTATTGCTTTGACGCTTAGTATGGCGGCCATCCTGCTAAGCGTGTTTGCATTGGGGTATTTGCTCAGTAAGATTTGAAATTTGCGCGCAGACGAATAAAAAAACCGCTTGACGGTGCATTCTAATCGAAGCTATTATAGACACATGAAGTCTGTGATTGGGAGCTCATCATGAAATATTCAAAAGCGACGAACTACGCTTTACACACTATGGCCTTTCTCATTGCTGCAGCACCGGACAGACCGGTTGGCGTTCAGCAGCTTGCGGATAAGCAAGGCGTTTCACCTACGTACCTTTCGAAGATTCTGACCAAGCTGGTCAAAGCGGGGCTGATTGAGTCGGCTTCCGGAGCAAATGGCGGTTACCGTGCGAGAGGGAAAAAGGAAGACATTTCTTTTCTGGACGTCATTCAAGCGATTGAAGGGACCGCTTCGATCTTTGAATGCTGCCATAGCGAGAATCCGGAATGCCGCATTCATCGGGTGATGCTGTCGGCTGAAGATGCCATGGATCAACATTTGAGAAATACGAAGCTTGTGGATTTGATGAAATAAAGCTGCATTGCCTTGGCGCTTAACGAGGCAATGTCCTTTATTTATCTTAATTACAGACATTATGAGTCTATAAAGTCTATGAAAGACATTGACAAGGAGGATTATTCATTTATGAGATACGATGTTGCCATTATCGGAGGCGGGCCGGCGGGCCTAAACGCAGCACTTGTGCTGGGCAGGGCAAGAAAGACGGTTGCCATATTCGACAACGCGCAGCCAAGGAACAGGGTAACGCATGCTTCACACGGATTTATTACGAGGGACGGAGTTAAACCGGCGGAATTCCGGCGTATTGCTTATGAAGAAGTACTTGGTTACCCGACGGTTAAGCATTTGGAGATTGCTGTGACGGATATCAGGAGGTCGGAAGATGGATTCGTCATTTACACTTCGGCAGGAGAAGAGGTTCAAGCGGGCAAAATCATCTTGTCGGGAGGACTAAGGGAGCAACTGCCGGAGATTAAAGACATCAAGGATTATTACGGGAAAAGCCTATTCGCCTGCCCCTTCTGCGACGGCTGGGAGTTAAGAGATCAAGCGCTGGTCATCATCTCGGATCAACCGCATGCCTTCCATAAAGTCAAGCTGCTTCAGAACTGGAGCCGCGACTGTATCGTATGCACGAACGGCACGGCAGCAGCTCTGGATGCTGAACAGCGTGAGCAGCTTGCAGCAAGGGGGATTACCGTTATCGATACGCCAATCTCGTCTTTGTCCGGCCAAAACGGCATGCTGGAGCGGGTTTATTTTACGGACGGTACTTCAATTGAACGCAGCGGGGGCTTCATTGATCCGGCTCAGATTCCAAACCTCGACTTTAGAGAGGCATTAGGATATGAGACGAGTGACACCGGAGCGATTATGACGAATGAGATGGGGAAAACGACGGCTGAAGGCGTGTATGCCGCGGGTGATACCGCTTATGTAATGCCTTCGCAATTGATTTATGCCGCTGCTTCGGGCAGCAAGGCGGCTATGGCCGTGATGGCGGATCTGACGGAAGAGAATTGGAAGGTGCTGTAAAGGGTTTTTATTCTCCTTGCCGAATACTTTCGGGATAACGATTTCCAATTTATCCGGAGGAGGACTGCGTTTTGCCTTTCTTTTTGAGGACAATGATGAAGGTGCTGCGGGTACCCAAACGAACCATCTTCATTGTGGTCATCGCCTTTGTATTCGGCAGCGCCACTATTGCATACGCCATTGAGCCAACGACCTTTCATACTTGGTTTAACGCGCTTTATTGGGTTATGACCACGATGGCGACGGTTGGGTACGGCGATTATTTCGCGAAAACCGTATGGGGTAAAATCTTTACTTTGTTTATTTATGTATTCGGCATCGGTCTGCTCAGCTTGGTTATCGGCAAAATCATCGATCTCTTATCAACGGTTTATAAACATTGGGAGGCAGGGGAATTGAATTTTCACGGAAAAGATCACATCATCCTCATTAATTGGAGCAAGAAAGCCCAATATGCGATTGAAGAGATTCTGTCCTTCTCGCCAACCTCTCATATCGTTGTAATCGATGAATCCGATAAGCATCCCGTAACAGGCCGTCCCGAGATTCATTTTATAAGCGGGGACCCTTCCTCGGAAGAAATACTGGAGAAGGCGATGCTCAAACAGGCGAAGGCCGTTATTATATTCGCGGATACGCGGATCGACGAGCCTGCGCTTGCGGACGGCAAGACGCTGTTGATTGCCTCCAGTATCGAACGGCTCCATCCCGCTATCCACACAACGGTGGAGATAACGCAGGAGAAGAATACGAAAAATTTCCGGCATGTACATGTCAATGATTTTGTACTATCCTACGATGCCGTCTCAAGGCTGGCTGTCCGGGCTGCGCTTCAGCAAGGAAGCTCGGAAATCATTAACCAGTTAATCCGGCGTGAAGTGGGAGACGATATTTATGAAATTCCGGTCAGACCGGAATGGAAAACCTATAAGGATGCCTTCCAGGGTACATTGGAGTATGGCGCAACGCTCCTGTCCGATCGGGGGGATCTTGGCATAAACCGCAAACTAAACGATCCGATTCCGCCGGATGCGAGATTATACGTCGTATCGGATGAGCTGACCTACCGGAAGCTGCTGACAACCTAGAAGTTATAAGGAGATTGAGGAATGACTGAATTTTGGGAAGCAAGCTTTGTTGAGAATCAGACGATGTGGGGCTTTGAACCTTCCGACTCTTCAATTCTGACAAAGGATTTTTTCCTTGAAAAGAACGTGAAGGATATCTTAATACCCGGTATCGGGTATGGGAGAAACGCAAAGATTTTTACAGACAATGGCATACAAGTAACGGGGATCGAGATTTCCGGGACGGCCATTAACCTGGCAAAAGAAGCCGGATTGCCCATTCCGATCTTTCATGGTTCAGTAGCGGAAATGCCTTTCGATAACAAGCGGTATGACGGGGTATACAGTTATGCGCTTATTCATCTACTGAATCGTGAGGAGCGAGAAAAGTTTATCAAGGATTGCTACAACCAGTTAAAACCGGGCGGTTATATGGTTTTCACTACGATATCCAAGGATGCTCCGATGTTCGGAAAGGGTAAACAGCTGGACAAGGACTATTATGAGATCATGGAAGATCTCAAGATGTTCTTTTACGATACTGACTCGGTTCGGCAAGAGTTCGGGCATTACGGGCTGTTCGAAATATCCGAAATTGAAGAGCCTAACAAACACGCTCTCAATAAACCTTCTTTTAAATTTATCATGATAAAATGTCAAAAAGATAAATGACGTACGAAACGGCAGCCTTCGCTGTCGTTTTTATTTTGCAGACCGTTATAATAGATAAGGTGGAAGGAGTGTATTCATGAAGGTTATCGTTATTGGAGCGGGGATTCTTGGCGCATCGACGGCTTACCAATTGGCGAAGTCCGGTGCCGAGGTTCTGATTATAGATCGCAAAGACAAGGGACAAGCTACGGATGCCGCGGCCGGCATCATCTGTCCATGGCTGTCGCAAAGACGGAATAAAGCCTGGTACGAGCTGGTCAAAGGCGGAGCGCGTTATTACCCGGCGTTAATCGCGGAATTGGAAGCAGAAGGGGAGACCGATACCGGGTACGCCCGGGTAGGTGCCCTCAGCATACATGCGGATCCGGATAAAATCGCAAAAATGTCGGAGCGTGCTTACGCCAAGCGGCAAGACGCGCCGGAAATCGGCAGTATAACTTCCCTTGACGAGAACGCGACAAGGGAGCGGTTCCCGCTGCTCGCGGAAGGCTATTCTTCCGTTCATATCGGCGGAGCTGCGCGGGTGGACGGCCGGGCGCTTCGCGATGCGCTTATCCGTTCGGCGATTCGGAACGGGGCGGAATTTATTTTCGGTGACGCTAGAATGGCATTCGAGACGAGCAGGGTTACAGGCGTAATGATAGGTTCGACTTTCTATGGGGCAGACAAGGTTGTCGTATGCGCCGGAGCTTGGGCAGGAGCTTTGCTGCAGCCTCTTGGGCTGGATTTCCAAGTCAACTACCAGAAAGCTCAAATCATGCATGTGGAGCTGCTAAACAGAGAGTATCAGACGGGCAGCTGGCCAGTTATTATGCCGCCTACGGATCAGTACCTTCTTGGCTTTGACGAGCAGCGAATCGTCATTGGGGCGACTCACGAGAACGATATTACCGGTTATGATACGCGGGTAACGCCTGGAGGTATGCAAGAGGTATTAAATAAAGGCCTAACTCTTGCTCCGGAGCTTGCAAACAGTACATTCCTGGAGATGCGCGTCGGCTTCCGGCCTTTTACGGCAGATTTCCTGCCGGTGTTTGGAGCCGTTCCGGGTTGGGATAATCTTCTTGCGGGCAATGGATTAGGCGCTTCAGGCTTAACGGCCGGTCCGTTTATCGGGAGCCAGCTTGCGAAGCTCGCTTTGGGGATGGAACTAGAAATTGATCCGGCTCTTTATGAGGTGCGTAAAGCACTGGGGGAGCCTAGCGCCGAATAGAGGAAAATAGAGGAAAGGCAGTCCGAGGGACTGCCTTTTTTGCGTTTTATTTTTATTTCGCTTGAAGGGTATGGTTCGCGTGATATTCGCGGTAGGTCGGGTTTTCGCCGCATATCATAAGGCCTTGTCCCCAGTTGACATGCGTGTCTATCGTTGGGACATCCATCGGATCGCGATATTGGAAAAGAACGTTGCGGCGGTTGCGGGTACTGCGGTTAACGTCCGAGCCGTGAACCGTCAAATAGTTGAAGAAGAGAACATCGCCGGCTTTGGCTGGGCAAGGCGTCGCCATCGAGATCGGATATTCCCGGTGATCGAGGTAATGGCGTCCGACATGCGGCATCATGCCGTTCTTATGCGTGCCCGGAATAACGCAGAGACAGCCATTCTCCATGTCGGCGTCATCCAAGTGAACGCTTGCCGCCAGCATGGTGTGGCTTGCATGCGGGAAGTAAGGCGCGTCCTGGTGCAGAGGGAAAGCGGCGCCGTTTTCAGGCGGCTTAACAAGCATTTTGCTATGGTGCAGTTGAACGTTAGGACCAATCAATTGGGACAAAATAGCAGCCATATTCGGATGGATAGCCGCGCGCATGAATGCCGCATCATGGTATTGAACGTCATGGAAGCCTTTCAAAACAAGCTTCTTCAGCTGCTCCGGAGGAAGGTAGTCGCCTTGCCAGGCTGCGTTAGAGTCAAACTTCGATTGAGCGGCACGGTTCAGAATGCCGTCAATGGCCTTTCTCATGTCTTCAACCTCTTGCTGCGAGAATAAACCTTGGACTAACAGATAGCCATTTTCTTTGTAAAATTCTACATCGTTTTGAGTAATCAATTTTATTCGCTCCTCTGCTTGATTGATTGGTAAGCGATTACTTATACTCTGATTATAGGATTATTGGCATCAGGTGTATTTAGCTAAAAAAGCCATCCTTTTAAGAATTTACGCCAGGATGTGAAGAGATGAATATAGAGGCCTTTGAAAACGGCATCCGTTTTTTAAACGAAATGCTCACGAAATGCAAGGCAAGCGGACTTGGCTTTAAGGTCCACTACTGGGACTTGCGACCGCAGCATTACAGCAACCACATTCATAAGCATTCTTACTATGAAGTCTGCTACGTGTTGTCAGGCGAGGGCGAATACCAGGATGAGGATACCGTATACGGTCTTGAGGCGGGGACGTTGTTCGTATCCCGGCCGGGTGTCTGGCATCAGATCCGCAGCGAGAACGGGGTGGGGCTCATGTATGTGGCCTACGAGCTTGATCCGGAGGGTTCGCGCGAAGAAGATTTCCGCCGCTATGGCCGTAATCTGGAGTCGGGCAATGTGGTATTTAAAAATGCCGACTATACAAGGTCTATCCATTACTGGCTTGGGTTGTACCATCATGCTTCCTGCCAGCCATACAATGAAATCGAGGATCTGACCATGATGGCAGGCATCCTGCTCACGAGTCTGGTCCAGCCGTTTGGTCAGGAGGGCAATGTCTCCTCGCCGAGCCCGGCCAGGTCGACGGATTCAACCCGTTATGCGGTTCTGCGTCAGTCTAAGCAATACATTAGAGATAATCTCTCCCGGCCGCTTAAGATTGAGGAGGTTGCGGATTATATGAATCTGTCGACCAGGCAGCTGTCCCGTTTGTTTCAGATGGACGGTGGAGACACGTTCCTGTCTTATTTGCGTAATGAGCGGTTAAAGCATGCGGAGATTCTATTAAAAACCTCTCTAGCTTCGCTGAAGGAAATAGCGGCGGATTCCGGGTTTCAATCCGTTCATTATTTTACGAACGTATTTACGGAACAGATGGGGATGCCGCCCGGCGAATACAGGAGACAGCATCTGGATTAACTTTTAAAACTTGAGTCCCATTAAAAGGAATAACCGGTGCGATACAGAATTGTTCATAGGGATTACAACCAATAGGAAGGGATTGTTGATATGAACGCGTATAACTCGGCTTCAGACATTGCAAACCCAAGTACAGGTCACTTGCTTTCCGATATTCCGGCACATGATCCGTTTATAGTAGCGGATAAGACTGCGGAAACCTATTATTTGTATACCGGCGGAGGCCCGAGAATTCATGGGATGGACCGTTATGGCGTACTCGCTTATAAAAGCAAGGATCTCGTCAGCTGGGAAGGTCCGTACGTGGTGTTTACGATTCCGGACGGAATATGGGCGAATCCAAAGCATGGCGCGTGGGCGCCGGAGGTTCATGCCTATAACGGCCGGTATTATCTCTTTGTTACTTTACATAATAACGACAAGAAGCTCGAAGGACAGGGGAACGGCGGTTATCCGCTTCAATGGCGCGGGTCCGTTATCGCTGTTTCCGATTCACTGGAAGGACCATTCGAGATCATTAAGCGGAATGCTCCGGTTCCGCCGGAAGAGCATATGACGCTGGACGGCTCCTTGTATATAGACGAAGAAGGAACGCCTTGGATGGTCTATTGTCATGAGTGGGTGCAGACGGCGGACGGAACCGTTGAAGCGGTTCGGTTAACCGATGATCTGTCCGACCGGGCATCGGATCCTATTCATTTATTTAACGGCTCGGAAGCTCCATGGGATAATGGCGAGCATAAAGAAGACGGTTCAAGTTCCGTCTATGTGACGGACGGCTGTCAGTTGTACCGAACGAAGGACAACCGCCTCGTCATGTTATGGTCGACTTACGATAAAGGCAGCTACGTCCAGACAATTGCAAGGTCGACAACCGGCAAGCTGGAAGGACCGTGGGAGCAGCTGGAGCCGCTTGTCTTTGATGACAGCGGTCATGGCATGTTCTTCCAGACTTTTGACGGGGAATGGAAGCTGATTCTCCACTCTCCGTTCAAGATGCCCGATTCCCGCTGCAAGCTGTATGATGCGGTGGATGACGGGGATTCGTTCCGGATCAAACAATCATAAAATAATTCCATTCCTAAAAACGCCTGCTATCGAGTGAAATCGAAGCAGGCGTTTTTTTTTGTTCCACCCCAATCATGCGCTTTTTCGACAATTATCAAGAAAATGCGTCTTCCAATGTCGAGCGTTCATTAGGCTGATTAGCATATTGGAAAATACCGTTTGTCCTAGAATAATGGTGGATATGGATTCAGACTCTAATCGTCATCGGGGGATAAGATATGATCGCAAGCTATTGGAACAGGGTTAGGCTCTTGCACAAGCTCATCGTCATTGTCATTTTGTTTCTAATCTTTCCCGTTTTGATCATCGGTTATTATTTGTTCTCGGCCAGCCTGTCGCTTGCCCAGAAGGAAGGACGTGAGATGCTGGAGGAAGTCGTGTATCAGCTGAACGAGAATATCGAATACCGAATCATTGGCTATCAGAATATCCTGATGCAGTTGTCGCTTGATTCCGGAATTACGACCACGCTTACGCAAAACTATCAGTCACTCGAAGAAGAAGTGATGGGTCTCCAGCAAATGAATGCGGCGGTAAACCGGATCAGGTCCTATTTTCCGATGAAGACTATCCAATTCTATAAGACAAATGCTACCCTGCACGAGGATGGCGGAACGGTACTTAATCTGCAGAGAGCGGAGAAGGAAGAATGGTATTCCGATATGAAGGAAGCGAACCAGTCCTTCTACTGGCATTTCAACTGGAAGGATGATTATTCCGAGCCTACGCTGTATATCAGTAAATGGCTCGTGGATTATTTATCGAATGAGAAATACGGATTCATCCATGTTGAAGTGACAAACCGGGCGTTGTTTGATCAAGTTACAAATCCGTTGGCAAGCAAAAAAGGCGGATTTATCGTTCTGGACGATAAGGGGAAAGTACTGGCGGATTATCTGAATGAACAAGGCAAGGAGGACAGTCTGCAGCCCGCATACCTGAGCAAGGTTTACGAGGCAAAGCATGGTTGGTACCGGGCGAAAATAAACGGGTCGAAGAGCCTTGTCGTTTACGAGACGAATAGTCTCGGGTGGAAGGTCGTGACCGTCGTGAGCCAGGAGGAATTATGGCAGAAGCTTCAATTGGTCAAGAAAGCGGCAGTAGCTGTCAGCATTTTGTTCGTTGTTTTAACTGTCACCGTGCTTGCCGGTTTCGGATTAAGAACAACCAAGAGACTTAATTTCCTTATCCGAAGCATGAGAAGGGTACGAAGTGGCGATATGGGCTTAACGATCAAGGTACATAGCAAGGATGAGCTGGCCGATCTTGAAGAGGAGTTCAATAACATGTCTATTCGCCTGGAGCAATCGCTCGGAGACATTTCCGAGGCGAGGAGCCGGGCCGAAAGGGAGAAGCTGAATTTACTTCAAGCTCAGATTAATCCCCATTTTCTGTATAACACGCTTGCCCTGGTCAAGAGCATGGCGATGGACGTCGGATCCTCCGAAATTAGCCGTACGGTTGACGACCTAGCCAGGTTTTTCAGGCTAGCCTTGAATCGAGGGGTCGACATTTTATCATTCTCGGAAGAACTGGAGCATGTCAAAGCATATTTGGAGATTCATAAATCGCGATATCCCGGAAGGCTAAACGTTGTATTTGAATTGGAGGAGGAGACGCTTTTTTGCCACATCGTGAAAATCACGCTGCAGCCCATTGTGGAGAATGCTTTGCTTCATGCCTTCGTCCATACAGGAGGTCGCGGCTGCTTAACGTTATCCGCTTCCATGATTCGGAATACGTTATGCGTCACGATAGCCGATAACGGATCAGGCATGGAGAGTGAACAGCTGGAGCGCTTGTTGAGCAATGCGAATGGAGCCAATGACAACGGCGGATTCGGAGTTTACAACGTGAACGAACGTTTAAAGCGCCACTATGGTGAAGCTTTTTATATGGATATTCAAAGCGCGCCGGGAGAAGGAACCAAGGTATGCTTGCATATTCCGCAAGATAGAAACCATCGCACAGAAGCTAGTTAAATGGGGGGATCATCTTGATTAACGTATTTGTAGTCGACGACGAGGAACGGCAGCGCCGCTCCATTGTAAAGCATGTGGCGTGGGAGCAATACCAAATGCGCGTAACCGGTGACTGGGAAGGCGCGGATGAAGCAATAGAAGGAGCTATGCGGAATGCTCCCGATTTGCTGATTACGGACATTCGCCTGCTCGGCATAGACGGCCTTGAGCTGTCATCCCGCATGAGAAAAATCAATCCGGGTGTTCGCATAATTATGGTCACGGGCTATGAGGAGTTTCAATATGCCAAAACGGCTCTGGATATCGGCGTGGATGCTTTTCTCGTTAAACCGGTCATATTCGAGGAACTGCATGCGATACTGGAGCGAATCTGCCGGGAAGAGCAATCAAAGAGGCTTAGGAGCAGGGAAGAGCTGCAAATGAAGGAGCAGATCGAGGTCTATAAGCCGATTGCGCAGGAGCAATTGCTCCAAGAAATATTGCATGGACTTATTGTTGGCGAGGAGGCGATCCGCAAGAGAGCAATGGCATTTGAGCTGTTCATCGCTGAGGGGCATCGGCGTGTTCTGACAATAAACGATCCATCCGGCCGAGTAGAAGTTATAGCGGTGGAGGATGAGGTGAGCCGTAACAGGAATTTGCTAAAAGAAGCGGCAGAGGCAGCTTTTGGTTCCAATCTGGAGTTAATGACAACATCGCAGCGTGGCAACTTGATCCTTATTTTGCGAAATAATACGGAACTAGACAAATTCGAGCAGGAAACTACCCGAAGCATTGAGCGGCTTTGCGCGGAGATGGAAAGGTGGGATAGCTGTAATTCCCGAATTGGAATCGGACCGCCTGTCGCGGAGGTGAATCAATTAAGCGAGAGTTTTCGTCTCGCCCAAAGAGCGGCGAATTTACAGCTTTTCGGCGGGGAAGAGAGAGTATATTGCTGGAAGCAGCTATTGGAGCAAGGAGCAGGCAGGGTGAAGAGCCTGGAAGAATTAACGGCTGATTTGATAGAGATGCTTGGGGCTGGAGATATTCAGAACAGCTTAAGCCTGCTGGGAGAGCTGCTTAGCACAATTACAGGGAATCTGCAGATGCATGGCGCGGAATTAAGAAGCTTCTGCATGCATCTTACCAGCAGGGCTTACCAAGTTGCCTCGGATATTGGCGAAGCAAACCGTCAGTTCGGTTCAGAGCAAAAGTTATGGGAACAGCTTCTCTTATGCCGGGAGGAGCGTGAGCTGCTGCAGGAAACCATTCGGATTATAAAAGAAATCAGCGAGTTTATCGCGGACCGGAGAATGAGTCACGCTCAGATCGTCGTACAGAAAGCGATTGAATATATGTGTGCGCATTATAAGGAGAATTTATCGCTTCGTTCTGTTGCGGAGTCGGTATTTTTAAGCCCCAATTATTTGGGTGCTCTCTTCAGAACCGAGCTGGGTGAATCCTTCACCGATCAATTAATACGAATTCGTATTCAGAGAGCCAAGGACATGCTGAAGAATCCTGAATTTAAGCTGTACGAAGTTGCGGATCAAATCGGTTATCAGAACATGGGCTATTTTACCGGTTTATTCAAGAGGATGACTGGTCTCAGCCCGAAAGAGTACCGGGATCTTCACGGTTACTCCCGAATCGTGCGAGAACAGAATTAATAGCGTCTCAGGATAATTGTAAGCGCTTTAGCCTTTCTCTATAGTTTTAGTAGGAAGGGAAATAGGAAGAGAGAGAGGAGATGAACCCATGAACCGCCTGTGGATGATCAAGCAAAAGGGCTACCTGCCGCTGTACGTCATTTTGCTGCCCGGCATCGCGTTAGTCGTTTTGTTTAATTACATTCCGATGTTGGGACTTCAAATCGCGTTTCGGGATTACGGCTTCAGCGGCGGCATCTGGAATAGTCCGTGGATTGGCCTGCAAAACTTTAAAGAGTTTGCGGCGAGTCATGACTTCTGGAAAGCGACGGGCAATACGCTATTGCTCACCTTTCTTCGGTTGCTGTTTGTTTTTCCAACCACAATCGTTTTTGCTTTG
This region of Paenibacillus sp. JDR-2 genomic DNA includes:
- a CDS encoding response regulator — encoded protein: MINVFVVDDEERQRRSIVKHVAWEQYQMRVTGDWEGADEAIEGAMRNAPDLLITDIRLLGIDGLELSSRMRKINPGVRIIMVTGYEEFQYAKTALDIGVDAFLVKPVIFEELHAILERICREEQSKRLRSREELQMKEQIEVYKPIAQEQLLQEILHGLIVGEEAIRKRAMAFELFIAEGHRRVLTINDPSGRVEVIAVEDEVSRNRNLLKEAAEAAFGSNLELMTTSQRGNLILILRNNTELDKFEQETTRSIERLCAEMERWDSCNSRIGIGPPVAEVNQLSESFRLAQRAANLQLFGGEERVYCWKQLLEQGAGRVKSLEELTADLIEMLGAGDIQNSLSLLGELLSTITGNLQMHGAELRSFCMHLTSRAYQVASDIGEANRQFGSEQKLWEQLLLCREERELLQETIRIIKEISEFIADRRMSHAQIVVQKAIEYMCAHYKENLSLRSVAESVFLSPNYLGALFRTELGESFTDQLIRIRIQRAKDMLKNPEFKLYEVADQIGYQNMGYFTGLFKRMTGLSPKEYRDLHGYSRIVREQN